The region GATAGTTTTGATTGGGTTCATTTGCTAGGGGTTTGGGGAGCTACTGGATACGCCCCATTAGTGGTGCTAAGGCAATATAGGTCAAGGCAATTTATACCTGCGACCCAAGGGTtagctgattgtgaattttcgtacaaggatgatggttatagaaagaagattcaagagatggTTAGTGCGTGGAAACAAACTCACCGAATGAAGAGGCTAGCTGTGGGTCCAATGACAACTCCTGGGTATCATCAATAGTGGGCTAAAAGGATAAATGATAATACACCTAAGTTAAATCAGGAAGAAAGCCAGTCAATAGAATAGAATTTGCGAGTCATTCCTTCTGAGTTGGAAATGGTAAGACAAGATTTTGAGAGGAAGAATGCGGATTTGGAGAAAAGAATAGAGCAAATGGAGGCGGAAAAAACGAACTTGAGATTGGACATAGACGTTCAGAAGCTTGAGaatgagaggttgaagaaagaaaagaacaaagctGATGAGGAACTGGGCAGTCTAAAGACGGATTATAAAAAGCTGCGCTTGTCAATAAGAACTGCTGGGCTGGGAAAGACATCAGAACAGTGGCGAGTAGAAATCCAAGGAGAAAAGGACAAGGCCAATAAGTGGGAACAGAGATTCCAAGAGATGCAAAGGCGAAATGAGGCCTTAGAGAAGAGTTTGTCAGAAAGTCAGAAGGAAAATGGGGAGTTAAAGGATAGGGTGATTGTATTGGAAAGATCCCTTCGTCAGTATCGAAGCTGAAATTCTACGATAGAGTTAAAAGCTAGCTTGAGCAAGATTGAAGAAATGGAGAAAAGAATTGAAGAGTTAGAGATAGAGCTGCAAAATTATGAGATCCAGATCAAGTACTTAAAAGCAAACGAGAGTCATAGTAATGAAAAGCTTCAccattttcaaaatcaagttaGAAGCAGAGATCATCTTATTGAGGAAGCTGTAgtccagattcgagaagtagctgacCATATACAGACTTTAGCAGTACAAGCTGACAcgctgagtgtgaagtatgaattagagtcagatcgggggcaagaattggctttgttacttagaaagattagagttctgggtactagggcaaggtcgtatttgtaattcattttatgtaaaggaatttaatttctagtaaagttttcttatatggaattgaattcaaattGACGCATTTttctgcattcatttcatgcattgcattgttTCATATGCATTAATAAATACATTAAGGgattctaattaatctaaattactcatcagttaatctggaaaccaatcaAGCCATCAAACACTGCTACGAAACTCGATCCAAAACTAGAGACATGGACCAAAGGCTAGAACAGTtccagaaagaaatgcaagagcaaATGAATAAGCaattagagaagattcaacaaaagatgatggaaaaaataatggaatctcaagggagtatgatggctaagttgactcagttattggctggaggagTTGACAAAGGAAAGGGGTTGGTACTCAACAATGAAGAAGGAGACAACGAGGGACCTGTTCATTCCTCAGGACTTACTTCTCAACAAGCGGGGATATATCCGTGCAAATCCTCTGTTACTATCAAACCTCAGGAAGGTACTGAAACACCGATAAACTTCCAAGCTAGAGACAATCTTGCTAATCCTGTTATCCTAGACTTCGATGAGACAATcgagaaaatgaatgatgaattgcCGAAACAGCTCGAGGAAAAGTATAAATGGCTAAAGAAAATTTTAGAGCGATAGAAGGTACTGAGAGCTACCATGGAATTGATGCTAGAGAATTAAGCTTGGTTCCAGGTCTAGTACTTTctcacaagttcaaaatgccagaattcgagaaatacaacgggactagtagccccgaagctcatattactatgttctgcAGAAGGATGACtggatatgttaataatgaccagctgctgatacattgcttccaagatagcCTCGCAGGGGCTgcatctaaatggtacaatcaactaAGCCGTACCCatattaattcatggagagatctagcaCAGGCATTCTTAAAACAGTACAACCATGtaactgacatggtacctgatagaattactctgcagaacatggaaaagaagcctggTAAAAGTTTCAGGAAgtacgcacagagatggagggaagtTGCTGTTTaagttcagccatctcttctaaAAAGAGAAATGACGATGCTTTTCGTTAATACATTGAAGGCCCCATTTATTACGCATCTGTTAGGGAGTGCTTCTAAAAGCTTTTTTGATATAATTATGAACAgggaaatgatagaaaatgccatcAGAAGTGGGAAAATAGATGTTGGAGAAAGTAGCAGAAGGCCAGTTTCGAAGAAGAAAGAGAACGAGGTCAACAACACAAGTTCGTATTCGAAGACAGTTACAGTAAGTCAATCGGGGAAGACGGCTGTTAACCAGCAGGGATCATCAAAACAGAGATCTGACACAAGACAAAACACAGAGAAGCTTCAATTTACGCCAATCTCAATGTCGTATAGGGAGCTGTATCAGAATCTATTCAATACACACGTGGTTGCCCCTCACCATTTAAAACCcctgcaacctccatatcccaagtGGTACGATGCAAACGCACAGtgcgattatcatgcgggaattgtggggcattctatagaacatTGTACGGCATTCAAGAAGCTGGTAGAAAGGCTTATAAGCATGGGCGTGGTAAAATTAGATGATTCACCCAATACAGAAAATCCATTACCTGATCACAACGGAGTGAACATGATAGGTGGGAGCATGGGTAGAAAGATCAAGGAAGACATATCAGAAGTGAAAATTCCTTTGAGGTGGATCTGGGAAAATATGGTGAAAAGGGGATTGATCATCCCGAGTTCAGAGAGAAATGTCGAAGGGGTGGAAaattactgtgagttccatcacgagGGGGGACATAAAATCCAGGAATGTGCAGAATTTAGAGCCTTGGTTCAAGAactgatggataacaaggagatggaattttatgaagaAGTTAAGGAGGAGGGGAGCATTTGCACATCAGAGGCTTCGAAGGTTCCAAGAATAGTGCaacctgtggtcattatctcgcgACCCAAGAAGGATGAGGTGAGAGCACCAGCAATGCCAAAaatcataataaagaaacctgCAACATTTCCTTATCAAGACAGTAAGAAGGTCCCATGGAACTACGAGTGCAATACGACTGTCCCAGGAAGTGAGGCGGCAAAGAGTCGGTGTGTGAGTACTGATCCAGAGTCTATGAAAGAGGCTATAATAGGGGAGCAAAAAGGGAAAGTAGTTGAGCCAGTGAAGGAGGAAGAAGCTGTGGaattccttaaaattttaaaacatagtgagtataatgtcgttgagcagttgcataaacaaccggTCCGTATATCTGTATTGTCCTTACTCTTGAATTCTGAAGTACATCGAAATACGTTGATGAAGAtgctaaatgagacctatgtGTCCAAGGATATTTCTATCAGTAAGCTAGATCGGTTGGTCAATAATatcagtgctgataatttcatatttttcaatgatgatgaaataccttcGGGGGGCATGGGATCTACCAAAGCTTTGCATATCACTACACGATGCAAGGGGCGTATTTTGCTAGGAGTactgattgacaatggatcagctttAAACGTTTTGCCGTTAATTACACTGAACAGGCTACctatagacagttcgcacatgaaaacgTGTCAAAATGTAGTGAGGGCATTTGACGGCACAGAAAGGAAGGTCATGGGAAGAACTGAGGTACCCTTACTGATTGGTCCAACAGTTTATGAGGTAGATTTTATTGTGATGGACATCAAACCTTCCTATAACTGCTTATTAGGAAGACTATGGATACATTCGGTAGGGGCAGTTCCGTCATCATTATATCAGATGTTGAAGTTAGTGTCAGATGGTCGGCTAGTGACAATAAAAGCCGAAGAGGATATAATAGCAACTGTATCCAATGAGATGCCGTATGTGGAGTCCAATGACGAGTCAATTGAATGCTCATTTtgatctttggagtttgtaaatgcgGCATTTGTTCCTAAAGGGAGCAAAATTACGGctccaaaattatccaaaacaacAGAGATGGGTTTACAATTGTTGGTAGGAAAAGAAGCTTTACCCGGAAGAGGGTTGGGGAGATATCTGCAAGGGAAGACTGAGGCTCCAATGATGAAAGAAAAGCAAGATcattttggcttaggatacaagccgGATAGAAGACAAATAAGGAAGGAGATAGAAAAAAGGCAGgaaagaagaagggcgcgtttgaaagGGGAGGAAGCTAAGTGGGAGCCAATGATAATTCCCCACATATCCAAAACATTCGTATCCGGAGGGATCATTCATCAGGAGAGAAAGAAATCGATTGAGGAAAGCATCGAGAAGACATTGGGAAATATGTACATTAACGCCATTCATGAACTTGAGAATGAAGAGAGAAGTTGGCTAGACATTCGTCCTTAtgagcctgggagtgttctagacaattggactacggaagaaatacctaaagtctttagaactgtctcagagtaatattcagaacaaacttgttgttttagcctagaaataacaagaattcttttgtgaaataggcttatgtttagaaatcattattttaataaaatacatctttgcaattatttcgagtaaatattctttcattctttcataCGCCTAAAATATATTCTTTCATTACATAAATaaattgtacataaattcatacattcttttgtaaccataATAGGTCTCTGTGTATCAATGACGTGAACGATACTGCTACGAGCTCAAAGTGCCCTTTAAACGAGACGTGTGTTTAGAGGGATTGCACGACTGTGAGGATAATGAAGAGGTTGGTCCATCTTTGGATTTGCTGaggatggtggaacaagaggaaaagcaaatcctacctcacaaagagacAGTAGAAGTTGTGAGCCTGGAAGAAGGGAAAGatttgaaaattggaactgaaatcctCGCAAAAACAAGACGAGACCTCATTGGATTACTTCATGAATTCAAATATGTCTTcgtatggtcataccaggatatgccgggATTGAGTGCTGACGTTGTAGTGCATCACTTACCTATAAAAGAGGATTGCAAACCAGTTCAACAGAAACTTAGAAGAATGAAGCCTGATATTGTGCTCAAAATAAAAGAGGTCGTTAAGAAACAGTTTGAGGCCAGTTTTTTGCAGGAAGTCAAATATTCTGAGTGGGTAGCTAATATCGTCCcagtccctaagaaagatggaaaagtacgaatatGCGTCGattacagggatttgaacaaagcaagcccaaaggaTAACTTTCCATTGCCACATATTGATACGCTGGTGGATAATACAGCAggatttttgttgttttcttttatggatgggttctcgggatataatcagataaaaaTGCATCCAGAAGATATGAGAAAGACTACGTTCATTACTTTGTGGGGAAcgttttgctataaggtgatgccatttggattaaagaatgcgggagcaacatatcagagggccatggtaaccttgttccatgacatgatgcacaaagaaattgaggtgtatgttgatgatatgattgccaaatccagaACAGAGGAAGAACATGTGCAAGTTTTGAGAAGATTGTTCTTAAGATTAAGGAAGTTCCAACTCAAGCTTAATCCGACAAAGTGCActtttggagccagatcaggaaagctattaggcttcgtagtcagCAAAAAGGGAATTGAGATTGACCAAGACAAAGTCAAAGCAATACGAGATTTATCGCCACCACGTAcccagaaagaagttcgaggtttcttaggaagactgaattacattgctcggtttatttcacagtTGACCGAAAAATGTGATCTCATATTTCACcttttaaagaaacataatcctgatGTTTGGAatgaaaaatgtcaaaaatcTTTTGAAAAGATAAAGCAATACTTATCCAATACCCCAATTCTGTCACCACCCAGGCCGGATAGacccttgattttgtatttaacaGTGTTTAACAACTCCATAGGATGCGTGCTAGGTCAACATGATGCGACTGGAAAGAAGGAAAAGGCGATTtattatctcagcaagaaattcactgattgtgagatgagatattcgcctatcAAAAAATTGTGTTGCGCCCTAATTTGAACGACCaagaggttgaggcaatacttactttatcatacgacttggctaatctcaaaattagaccctttaaagtatatgatggagtcaacagcattgaatggaagaatggctagatggcaaatccTGCTCTCTGAGTTTGATATCGTATACGTAAGTCAGAAGGCCGTAAAGGGGAGTGCGATAGCAAATTTCTTGGCTAGCAGAGCTCTGGAAGATTATGAGCCTCTagattttgattttccaaatgaagatttgatgtatgtggcaaatgTTGAAAATGATCTCCAAGAAAATCATTATTAGAGATTGAACTTTGATGGAGCATCGAATGCGCTAGGcaatgggattggggcagtcctggTGTCTCCGAATGGAGACTatcatcctttcaccagtaaattaAACTTTGATTGCACCAAtaacatggctgagtatgaagcttaCATCATGGGTATACGGGCAGCCATAGAATGGAAAATCAAGACATTAGAGGTGTACGGAGACTCTGCATTGGTAATATATCAGCTAAGAGGGGAATGAGAGACAAGGGACCCCAAGTTGATCCGTTATCAGAAATTGGTTTTGGAactgattgaggagtttgacaaTATTACCTTCTGTTATCTTCCAcgggaagaaaatcagatggtTGATGCTCTTGCTACTCTAGTTTCCATAATTAAAGTGAATCAGTTAGAGGACATGAAgcccattcaaattagtatttatgagatccCAGCCCACTGTTACAGCATTGAGGAGGCGGAGATTAATAATCCTCCCTGGTACCGAGATATAttgcaatatgtgaagaatcgcgaATATCCGGATCAGGCAAcagagaatgataagaggacattgaaGAGGCtagctattgactatgtcttggatggggagatcctatacaaaaggggAAAAGATCGAGTACTGCTGAGATGCGTGGACGCTGTAGaggctaaggaaattttagaagaagtccatgagggtgtttgtggaacacacgctaatggattcaccatggctagacagattatgagattcgggtattactggtccactatggaaggagattgcatcaatcatgccaagaaatgccataaatgtcaaatttatggagataaaatacacgcgcctccttctcctcttcatgttatgacttctccatagcctttctccatgtggagtatggatgtcattggaccaatatcactaaaggcttctaatggacatcgtttcatttttgtggtgattgactactttactaagtgggtagaggcagcctcatatgctaatgtcacgaagtcagcagtcagtAAGTTTCTGAAGAAGGAaattatatgtcgatatggaatgcctgaaaggatcatatctgacaatgcgttgAATTTGAATAACAGCACAATAGCGAAAGTCTGCGATCAATTCAATATTCgacaccataattcatcaccgtatcgcccgaaaatgaatggtgcggtggaaaTGAcgaacaaaaatatcaagaaaatcgtagcgaaaatggctgaaacttacaaagattggcatgagaagttaccttTCGCTCTTCTTGCTTACCGAACATCTATcaggacttctactggggcaacacctttttctttggtttatggaatggaggcagtgttacccattgaggttgaaattccttctcttcgggtattagctgagttaaaattggatgaagccgaatggatccaatctcggtatgatcagctgaacctgattgaagagaaaagattaaAAGCCATTTGTCATGGCCAAATGtatcagaaacgaatgatgcgagcttacaataagaaggttcgtcccagagaatttcatgaaggggatttggttctgaaaaagatcctccctctacaaaaggatttcagagggaaatggatgccaaactgggaaggacattatgttgtgaagaaggctttttctggaggcgctttgattttgagtgaaatggatggaaaaaatcttccgaatcctgtaa is a window of Gossypium hirsutum isolate 1008001.06 chromosome D08, Gossypium_hirsutum_v2.1, whole genome shotgun sequence DNA encoding:
- the LOC107908290 gene encoding uncharacterized protein, coding for MTMLFVNTLKAPFITHLLGSASKSFFDIIMNREMIENAIRSGKIDVGESSRRPVSKKKENEVNNTSSYSKTVTVSQSGKTAVNQQGSSKQRSDTRQNTEKLQFTPISMSYRELYQNLFNTHVVAPHHLKPLQPPYPKWYDANAQCDYHAGIVGHSIEHCTAFKKLVERLISMGVVKLDDSPNTENPLPDHNGVNMIGGSMGRKIKEDISEVKIPLRWIWENMVKRGLIIPSSERNVEGVENYCEFHHEGGHKIQECAEFRALVQELMDNKEMEFYEEVKEEGSICTSEASKVPRIVQPVVIISRPKKDEVRAPAMPKIIIKKPATFPYQDSKKVPWNYECNTTVPGSEAAKSRCVSTDPESMKEAIIGEQKGKVVEPVKEEEAVEFLKILKHIHRNTLMKMLNETYVSKDISISKLDRLVNNISADNFIFFNDDEIPSGGMGSTKALHITTRCKGRILLGVLIDNGSALNVLPLITLNRLPIDSSHMKTCQNVVRAFDGTERKVMGRTEVPLLIGPTVYEVDFIVMDIKPSYNCLLGRLWIHSVGAVPSSLYQMLKLVSDGRLVTIKAEEDIIATVSNEMPYVESNDESIECSF